CCACTACTCCTGGACATAAATTTTGTCACCTGAGTTAAGAGTTGTCGAAAAAAATTAATCCCTTGTTCCCTGTTTCCTGTTGCCTTCCCTCACTCATAACTTGATCCATCGGGTAATATCGCCCCGGTTAATGTCGCACCGCGTAGGTTAACCTGATCCATATTGGCATCGAGTAAAACGGTTTCTAGTAAAATTGCTTCAGTTAAATTAGACCAGCATAGTTTGGCGCGATATAAATTAGCTTTGCTAAGATTAGCACCTCGTAGGGTTGTCCAACAAATACTTACGCCTCTGAGTTTAGCCCCAACGAGTATCGCTCTGGTCAAGTTAACGCCATTAAGCCGAGCCTGACTTAAATCGACTTCAGTTAAGTCTGCCTGGGTAAAGTTAGCACCATGTAACAGGGCTTTGTTCAGATTTGCCTGTTTTAAGTTTGTCTCTAGAAGAATCGCATTTGTCAAATTCGCCTTTTCTAAATTGGCGCTAATTAATGTAGCATAAGAAAGATTGGTGCGACTGAGTGAAGCGTCTATCAATTTTGCCTGATTTAAGTTAGCTTCCCGCATGATTGCCTCACTGAGAATGGCTTCCGACAGATTGGCACGACTGAGATTCGCACCATTCAAGGTAGATGCTCGCAAACTGGCATTGATTAAATTGGCTTCACTAAGATTAGCTTGGGTTAAGTTACTCGAAATTAGGTTCGCTTCGACCAAATCTGCGCCACGTAAGGTGATTTGAGTGAGATTGGCTTCTCGAAAGTTGACAAGTTTGAGAGACGCCCCAGTTAGATTGCTTTGGCTTAAGTCAGATCCTCGTAGGTTGGCATGAGTCAGATCAGCACCAATCAGGGAGGCGTTTCTAAGATTAACTCGTCTGAAGTCCCGTTCCCCTACTGCATATCGTCTCAGCAGTTCATCGGCATCCATAATCGTGTTTTGATTGCCTAGGTAGATGTGCATCAAAGGCATTAAGTCATCAAGTTTACCGTAAGGGATTCATGATTGGTGAGTCGTGAGTGATAATGAAGAAATTGTCCTGTAGCAGGGTAGGTGATGAGGAGCAGGGGGTGCAGGGGGAGCGGGGGGAGCGGGGGGAGCTGGGGAAGCTGGGGAAGCTGGGGGAGATGGGGAAGCTGGGAGACAAAATTTCTATAGCCTATTACCCTGTTCCCTATTCCCTGACAAATGACATAAGACAAATGACGAATAACGAAGGAAAGTAAGCCAATGTCAGACAACCTGAGAAGTCAAGTCGTTACCCAAGGTGTGCAACGATCGCCAAATCGTGCCATGCTTCGTGCTGTCGGTTTTAGCGATCGCGATTTTACTAAGCCAATTGTTGGGTTAGCGAATGGTTATAGTACAATCACGCCCTGTAATATGGGCATCAATGATTTAGCGCTAAGGGCAGAAGCCGGACTGAAACAAGCGGGGGCGATGCCGCAAGTCTTTGGTACTATTACGATTAGCGATGGTATCTCTATGGGTACTGAGGGGATGAAATATTCCCTGGTGTCACGGGAAGTGATTGCTGACTCCATCGAAACCGTCTGTAATGGTCAAAGTATGGACGGGGTGCTGGCAATTGGTGGCTGTGATAAGAATATGCCCGGGGCGATGATTGCGATCGCGCGGCTGAATATTCCCGCTATTTTTGTCTATGGGGGAACGATTAAACCCGGACATCTGGATGGACAAGATTTAACCGTTGTCAGCGCCTTTGAAGCAGTGGGACAACATAGCGCGGGTAAGATTACAGAAGAACAACTGGTAGCCGTCGAACGAAATGCTTGTCCTGGTGCGGGTTCTTGTGGGGGGATGTTCACGGCTAACACTATGTCCTCGGCATTTGAAGCCATGGGGATGAGTTTACCCTATTCCTCGACGATGGCGGCGGAAGATGCCGAAAAAGCAGATAGTACGGAAAAATCGGCGTTTGTTCTGGTTGATGCGATTCGTCAGCAAATCCTGCCTAAGCAGATTTTAACCCGCCAAGCCTTTGAAAATGCCATCTCGGTAATTATGGCAGTGGGTGGATCAACGAATGCGGTACTGCATTTACTGGCAATTGCGCGGGCGATCGGGGTAGAGTTATCCCTGGATGACTTTGAAACCATTCGTGCTAAAGTTCCGGTTCTGTGTGATCTTAAACCCAGTGGCAGATATGTAGCGACAAACTTACATCAGGCGGGTGGTATTCCCCAAGTGATGAAAATGCTGCTGGTTCATGATTTGTTACATGGTGAGGCATTAACGATTACGGGGCAAACCCTAGCGGAAGTCTTAGCCGATGTACCTGAGGAACCACCCTCAGATCAAGATGTGATTCGTCCCTGGGATAATCCCATGTATACTCAAGGACATTTGGCGATTTTAAAAGGAAATTTGGCAACCGAAGGTGCGGTGGCGAAGATTACAGGCGTGAAAACCCCCCAAATTACGGGTCCAGCACGAGTCTTTGAATCCGAGGAAGCCTGTCTGGATGCAATTTTGGCGGGTAAGATTCAAGCTGGAGATGTGATTGTGGTGCGTTATGAGGGACCCAAAGGAGGTCCGGGAATGCGGGAAATGTTAGCGCCAACCTCAGCAATTATTGGTGCTGGCTTAGGGGATTCCGTGGGATTAATTACCGATGGTCGCTTTTCTGGTGGGACCTATGGTATGGTGGTCGGTCATGTTGCCCCAGAAGCCGCCGTTGGGGGTGCGATCGCGTTAGTCGAAGAAGGGGATTCGATTACGATTGATGCTCCGGCGCGATTATTACAGATTAATATATCCGATCAGGAACTGCAACAACGCCGCGCCAAGTGGCAACCTGCCAAACCCCGATATACCAAAGGAGTGCTGGCGAAGTATGCCAAATTAGTGTCTTCTAGCAGTTTGGGTGCGGTGACAGATTTTGAATCGGTGATGAATCAGATAACGGAGTGATGGGATGATCAGGGAGTTAAGAGAGCAGAAGCTATCGGGATCAATCCCTTCTGCCCTCTACTCTCTGCCCTGAAGCCTTTCTGCGGTGAATTTTTCTTTTTCGCACATAATTGTTAAAATATGAAACAATTGTAATATTTTGTAGCGATTTTGGGATAAGAAGCCCATTTAGCAGAATAGATTATGGCAGATAGAACAACAACCAAAAATAAAAACACTCAAGCTGAGACACAACAAGCGCTAGCGAGACGAAATCAAAATGTAACCGCGCTGGATGTTCAGCCTTTACCAAATAATCGTCCGATTGCGGCTAATGCGACTGAATCGAGTGATGAACTCATGGGCTATTTGGACTAATTCACTATTGGCTAGATATGAATATTACGGATTTCCTCACTGGAGATCGGTGTTTTTTCTGGGGGAGTTTTCTGGGCTTTTCTGGGCAACTCAGTTTATTGTTGATACCAAAGGAAATGGGGTAGCATCCTTCCAACCTATGGCATCACCTTGCTCAGGGAAAATTTACCCTTGCTCCCAGACGTAGAATGCTACCTACGTCTCTACATGCTTCCCCAGCTCCCCCAGCTCCCCCAGCTTCCCCTGCTTCCCCTCACCAAAAGACTTATTCCGCAGCCCCTAGTTAGGGGAACCCGCACCACCTGATAGAAAACTGACGAGCTTTTTCAGTGCAGGAAAACTTTCTTTGGTTCCTTGACTGGAAAAGCCAATAATTTTGGAGAACTCCTTCTCAGATAATTCACCAGACTGATACTGTGCAAACGCATCAACCACCCGAGTTAAATCGTCTACAGAAAACTCAAAACCTTGTTTCCTAGCAAAGTCTACCACCACTGGAGCATTATTCGTGAGGGCTTGCGCTTCTGCGGCGTCGAGTTCTGAATAACTACTAATGTCTCCATCGCCAACACCGAGTAATGTTCCCAGTTGTTGTTGGAGTTGTTTATCTTCGGCGGTTTTCTGCATAAACTGTAACACTTGGGGAACAGTCGTTGCTGGTTTTTCCACGGGAACCAATTGTCCATTAATTTTTTGGTAACGAGTTCCGCGATAGACAAACTCTAGAGTTTGTTTAATTGAGGGTAAACTTGCTGGTATCCCTTGATCAGACAAGCCCAGAACTTTAGCTAACTCCTGATCAGATAGTTCTCCGGATTTATATCGCACAAAGGCATCAACAACCGTTGTGAGTTGTTCAACGGAAAAGTCAAACCCATGTTGAGCCGCAAATTTTACCACTAACGGGGCGCGATCGCCGATTAACGCAGCGGCTTCTTGCTGATCCAATTCGGAATAGCTACTTATGTCGCCGTCACCGACTCCCAATAATGCTCCTAATTTTTGTTTAACTTCCGGATCGTCAGCCGTTTTCTGCATAAATTGCAGGACATTGGGTGTAGAATTCACCGATTCATGTACGGGGACTAGCTTACCATTAATGCGTTTATAACGAGTCCCCCGATATACATAGTCTAATGTCTTGGTAATTGAGGAGATACTTTCTTTTGTCCCCTGATCTAGGTTAGATACACAAATAATCTTTGAGAAATCGTTAGCCGATATTTCGCCTGATTGATACTGTTGAAACGCATCTACCGTTGTTCTTAAGTCTTCAACGGAAAAGTTAAACCCTTGTTGGGCGGCAAACTTGACAACTAAGGGGGCGCGATCGCCTGTTAAGGCGTCGGCTTCTTGAGCATCGAGTTCCATTTGACTACTGATATCCCCATCGCCAACGCCCAACAGAGTAGCTAATTGTTGCTGTAAGCCCTGATCTTCCGATGTCTTTTGCATAAATTGCAGCACACTGGGCGTAGAATTAGTGGGTTGGATAACAGGAACGAGTTTCCCATTAATTCGTTGATAGCGAGTTCCCCGATAGACAAATTCTAATGTCTTTTTAATCGAGGGAATACTCTCTTGTGTTCCTTGATCGAGGTTGGATAATCCAATGCGTTGCGAGAACTCTGCTTC
The DNA window shown above is from Coleofasciculus chthonoplastes PCC 7420 and carries:
- a CDS encoding pentapeptide repeat-containing protein, with amino-acid sequence MPLMHIYLGNQNTIMDADELLRRYAVGERDFRRVNLRNASLIGADLTHANLRGSDLSQSNLTGASLKLVNFREANLTQITLRGADLVEANLISSNLTQANLSEANLINASLRASTLNGANLSRANLSEAILSEAIMREANLNQAKLIDASLSRTNLSYATLISANLEKANLTNAILLETNLKQANLNKALLHGANFTQADLTEVDLSQARLNGVNLTRAILVGAKLRGVSICWTTLRGANLSKANLYRAKLCWSNLTEAILLETVLLDANMDQVNLRGATLTGAILPDGSSYE
- the ilvD gene encoding dihydroxy-acid dehydratase produces the protein MSDNLRSQVVTQGVQRSPNRAMLRAVGFSDRDFTKPIVGLANGYSTITPCNMGINDLALRAEAGLKQAGAMPQVFGTITISDGISMGTEGMKYSLVSREVIADSIETVCNGQSMDGVLAIGGCDKNMPGAMIAIARLNIPAIFVYGGTIKPGHLDGQDLTVVSAFEAVGQHSAGKITEEQLVAVERNACPGAGSCGGMFTANTMSSAFEAMGMSLPYSSTMAAEDAEKADSTEKSAFVLVDAIRQQILPKQILTRQAFENAISVIMAVGGSTNAVLHLLAIARAIGVELSLDDFETIRAKVPVLCDLKPSGRYVATNLHQAGGIPQVMKMLLVHDLLHGEALTITGQTLAEVLADVPEEPPSDQDVIRPWDNPMYTQGHLAILKGNLATEGAVAKITGVKTPQITGPARVFESEEACLDAILAGKIQAGDVIVVRYEGPKGGPGMREMLAPTSAIIGAGLGDSVGLITDGRFSGGTYGMVVGHVAPEAAVGGAIALVEEGDSITIDAPARLLQINISDQELQQRRAKWQPAKPRYTKGVLAKYAKLVSSSSLGAVTDFESVMNQITE
- a CDS encoding Nif11-like leader peptide family natural product precursor; this translates as MTGDRAPLVVKLASQQGFNFSVDDLRTVVDAFGRYQLGELSEAEFSQRIGLSNLDQGTQESIPSIKKTLEFVYRGTRYQRINGKLVPVIQPTNSTPSVLQFMQKTSEDQGLQQQLATLLGVGDGDISSQMELDAQEADALTGDRAPLVVKFAAQQGFNFSVEDLRTTVDAFQQYQSGEISANDFSKIICVSNLDQGTKESISSITKTLDYVYRGTRYKRINGKLVPVHESVNSTPNVLQFMQKTADDPEVKQKLGALLGVGDGDISSYSELDQQEAAALIGDRAPLVVKFAAQHGFDFSVEQLTTVVDAFVRYKSGELSDQELAKVLGLSDQGIPASLPSIKQTLEFVYRGTRYQKINGQLVPVEKPATTVPQVLQFMQKTAEDKQLQQQLGTLLGVGDGDISSYSELDAAEAQALTNNAPVVVDFARKQGFEFSVDDLTRVVDAFAQYQSGELSEKEFSKIIGFSSQGTKESFPALKKLVSFLSGGAGSPN